Proteins encoded within one genomic window of Synechococcus sp. PCC 7335:
- a CDS encoding DoxX family protein codes for MIEAIKEILQKNKDTLRGILAVCMLVAGVLHFATPDPFIKIVPGFMPYPAALVYISGVFEIIFGIGLIVPATRSLSGLGLVALFIAVYPANLNMAFNHIKIENIPDSWWLHGFRLPFQFVLIAWAAWYTDFFDKVFNKESRSSL; via the coding sequence ATGATCGAGGCCATCAAGGAAATCCTTCAAAAGAACAAAGATACGCTGCGTGGCATATTGGCGGTCTGTATGCTGGTAGCAGGGGTTTTGCACTTTGCTACGCCAGATCCTTTTATCAAGATTGTTCCAGGATTCATGCCGTATCCAGCAGCGTTGGTATATATCAGCGGCGTTTTTGAGATTATTTTTGGCATAGGCCTGATTGTTCCAGCGACGCGATCGCTCTCCGGTCTGGGTCTAGTTGCTCTCTTTATAGCGGTATATCCGGCCAACCTGAATATGGCTTTCAACCATATCAAGATTGAGAATATTCCAGATAGCTGGTGGCTACATGGCTTTCGGCTGCCGTTTCAGTTTGTACTGATTGCTTGGGCTGCTTGGTACACAGATTTTTTCGACAAAGTATTCAACAAAGAGAGTCGATCTTCACTCTAG
- a CDS encoding alpha-amylase family glycosyl hydrolase: MSRSVCRRFAGDRSSYELATPMTHPIEFKLWAPYNPKASLVGDFLEDSVAEMEKGEDGYFRTKVELADGQYAYKFRVKSQSPFLDTDEWTYVIDPYATEVDESNQQGVIRIKDGEIIIDDYVWQHHDVELPQPDELVIYEMLVQDFTETEGEGSFHTILDRLDYLQDLGVNALELMPVQSCPMEIGWGYNLRHYFALRSSYGKPADLKRLVDECHARGIMLILDVVLNHSEAEAPLTQIDYNYWYRKDPKDPDQSWGPEFDYDHYDENYERFPARDFMRDMVNFWITEYQFDGLRFDAVKQLDNPEVLGQIVDEAGLAAKPKPLFTCAEHIPEKPDICGLEGPVDSSWRVSFHYNFLDILKGEGTAIEKVKELIDPKRMGFLSAQNVINYLTSHDQNRLMANLADMEIFEQGAFKRAKLGAALVMTAMGVPMIWMGEEFGAYKHKTLDPAPLDWSLLDSEPNVGLLKYYKGLIALRKENAAIRSDNVSIFHENADTQVIGYMRWHEMGARVAVIVNCSDNFLAGYQVENLPEDGIWHEWTKNFDVTVEGGRLMMDLPEYEAQVLVWSS, from the coding sequence ATGAGTCGCTCTGTTTGTAGGCGTTTTGCTGGCGATCGCTCATCCTATGAACTAGCAACTCCCATGACGCACCCCATCGAATTTAAGCTCTGGGCTCCTTACAACCCAAAGGCATCTCTTGTTGGTGATTTCTTAGAGGACTCAGTCGCTGAGATGGAAAAGGGAGAGGATGGCTACTTTCGAACGAAGGTTGAGCTAGCAGATGGTCAGTATGCTTATAAGTTTCGTGTAAAATCGCAGAGCCCTTTTCTAGATACAGACGAATGGACGTACGTGATTGATCCTTACGCGACTGAAGTAGATGAATCTAATCAGCAGGGCGTCATTCGTATCAAAGATGGCGAGATTATCATTGATGACTATGTCTGGCAGCATCACGATGTAGAACTGCCTCAGCCAGATGAACTGGTGATCTACGAAATGTTGGTTCAAGATTTTACTGAGACGGAAGGTGAAGGATCATTTCACACTATTCTCGATAGGCTCGACTATCTCCAGGATCTCGGCGTGAATGCTCTAGAGCTGATGCCTGTGCAGTCTTGTCCAATGGAAATTGGCTGGGGCTACAACCTGCGCCACTACTTTGCCCTGCGCTCAAGCTATGGTAAGCCTGCCGATCTAAAGCGACTAGTCGATGAGTGTCATGCGCGCGGTATTATGCTAATCCTCGATGTCGTTCTCAACCATTCCGAAGCCGAGGCTCCGCTCACCCAAATCGACTACAACTATTGGTATCGAAAAGATCCTAAAGATCCTGATCAGAGCTGGGGTCCAGAGTTTGACTATGACCACTATGACGAGAATTACGAACGGTTCCCCGCTCGGGATTTCATGCGGGACATGGTCAACTTTTGGATCACGGAATATCAGTTTGACGGTCTACGATTTGATGCGGTCAAGCAGTTAGACAATCCAGAAGTACTCGGCCAGATTGTGGATGAGGCAGGGTTAGCAGCAAAGCCAAAGCCACTATTTACGTGCGCTGAACATATTCCAGAAAAACCTGACATCTGTGGACTAGAAGGTCCTGTAGATAGTAGCTGGAGAGTTAGCTTTCACTACAACTTCCTAGATATTTTGAAGGGAGAGGGCACCGCGATTGAGAAAGTGAAAGAGCTGATTGATCCAAAGAGAATGGGCTTTCTTAGTGCCCAAAATGTGATCAACTATCTCACTAGCCACGACCAAAACCGTTTGATGGCAAATCTAGCGGATATGGAGATTTTCGAACAAGGAGCGTTCAAGCGGGCCAAACTTGGCGCTGCCCTAGTGATGACAGCGATGGGCGTGCCGATGATCTGGATGGGTGAGGAGTTTGGCGCCTATAAGCACAAGACGCTCGACCCAGCGCCGTTGGATTGGTCCTTGCTAGATAGTGAACCCAATGTTGGACTGCTCAAGTATTACAAAGGACTGATTGCACTGAGAAAGGAGAATGCGGCGATACGTTCCGACAATGTCTCTATCTTCCACGAAAATGCTGATACGCAGGTCATAGGATACATGCGCTGGCATGAGATGGGAGCAAGAGTCGCGGTCATTGTGAACTGTTCTGACAACTTTCTAGCAGGCTATCAAGTGGAGAACTTGCCTGAAGATGGAATCTGGCACGAGTGGACAAAGAACTTTGATGTGACGGTTGAGGGCGGTCGACTCATGATGGATTTGCCAGAGTATGAGGCACAGGTCCTGGTTTGGTCGTCTTAG
- a CDS encoding ABC transporter ATP-binding protein, which produces MINPSPSLDSAVQIEPPLLEVKDFKVSYPGPLSWAVDGVSLSLQPGEKLGLVGESGCGKSTLGRAAMRLLPNGSRVEGKALFEGRSVIDFSAADLRKFRGEAVSLVFQDPMTRLDPLMTIGEHCLETLLAHQPQLDRKQAKDIAVATLASVNIPAERWSQYPHEFSGGMRQRVAIALALILNPKLIVADEPTTSLDVTVSAQILDMLTALCSKRNMGLILISHDLALVGEYCDRIAVMYEGKLVESGPKADVFYNPQAPYTQMLLAAAHQLQSAGAQNSAAATTKVKPILSLRKLTKHYTLEQGLLGRILRQEPPEPIRAVDCISLDLYPGEILGLVGESGCGKSTLSRTLLRIVEPTAGKIIFQGKDFAKLSRSDLQAKRRDIQMIFQDPHACLNPMMTIGRGIADPLLIHGLSSAADAKQKVHEMMKRVGLTPVEDYYDRYPGDISGGQQQRVAIARALITRPKLVVCDEPVSMLDASVQAQVLELMLALKDELALTYLFITHDLWVAKYLCDRIAVMSSGKIVEIGSTEQIFSAPAHPYTKTLLKAAPMLAKA; this is translated from the coding sequence ATGATTAATCCTTCCCCTTCTTTAGATAGCGCTGTGCAGATTGAGCCTCCTTTATTAGAAGTAAAGGACTTCAAAGTTTCTTACCCTGGACCTTTATCCTGGGCGGTGGATGGCGTTTCACTTTCACTACAGCCAGGAGAGAAGCTAGGACTTGTCGGTGAATCGGGCTGTGGGAAAAGTACGCTGGGGCGGGCGGCTATGCGGCTACTGCCAAATGGCTCACGGGTAGAAGGAAAGGCCCTATTCGAGGGGCGTTCGGTGATTGACTTTTCAGCTGCGGACCTGCGCAAATTTCGCGGAGAGGCAGTGTCTTTAGTCTTTCAAGACCCGATGACGCGACTAGACCCGCTGATGACCATTGGAGAGCATTGCCTCGAAACCCTACTAGCTCATCAACCTCAATTAGATAGAAAGCAAGCAAAAGATATTGCAGTAGCAACGCTAGCGTCGGTGAATATTCCTGCAGAACGATGGAGCCAGTATCCACACGAGTTTAGCGGGGGAATGCGACAGCGAGTAGCGATCGCACTGGCACTCATCCTTAATCCTAAGCTGATCGTAGCCGATGAGCCGACCACAAGCTTGGATGTGACTGTCTCAGCTCAGATTCTCGATATGCTGACGGCGCTCTGTTCAAAGCGGAATATGGGACTGATTTTGATTTCACACGACCTAGCGCTCGTAGGAGAGTATTGCGATCGCATTGCGGTGATGTATGAAGGCAAACTGGTAGAAAGCGGACCGAAAGCAGACGTCTTTTACAATCCGCAGGCGCCGTACACCCAAATGTTGCTGGCAGCGGCACATCAGCTACAGTCCGCAGGCGCGCAGAATTCGGCAGCGGCCACCACCAAGGTCAAGCCGATTTTGAGTTTGAGAAAGCTCACGAAGCACTACACTCTAGAGCAAGGACTGCTAGGTAGAATTCTACGTCAAGAGCCACCGGAGCCGATTAGAGCAGTAGATTGCATTTCATTAGATCTCTATCCTGGAGAAATTCTAGGATTAGTTGGAGAGTCAGGCTGTGGCAAAAGCACCTTATCAAGAACGCTGCTGAGGATTGTAGAGCCTACTGCTGGCAAAATCATATTTCAGGGAAAGGATTTTGCCAAACTGTCGCGTTCGGATCTACAGGCAAAGCGACGCGACATCCAGATGATCTTTCAAGATCCACATGCCTGTCTCAACCCGATGATGACGATCGGCCGAGGGATTGCGGACCCGCTGCTAATTCACGGCCTTTCGAGTGCAGCAGATGCTAAGCAGAAGGTGCATGAAATGATGAAGCGGGTCGGATTGACGCCTGTAGAAGACTACTATGACCGCTATCCAGGAGATATCTCGGGCGGACAGCAGCAAAGGGTAGCGATCGCCCGCGCCTTAATCACACGGCCTAAGCTAGTGGTCTGCGATGAGCCTGTCAGTATGCTTGATGCGAGCGTGCAGGCCCAAGTGCTAGAGCTGATGCTAGCGCTTAAAGACGAGTTAGCACTGACTTATTTATTTATCACCCACGATCTGTGGGTCGCAAAATATTTGTGCGATCGCATTGCTGTGATGAGCAGCGGTAAGATCGTAGAGATTGGTTCGACAGAACAGATATTTAGCGCGCCGGCTCACCCCTACACAAAGACGTTGCTCAAGGCGGCGCCAATGTTAGCTAAAGCGTAG